The Gemmatimonadaceae bacterium nucleotide sequence GACCGGTGTTCCGAGTGGCGGCAGCGTGCTGGCGCCGCGTTCCGCTCGCGATCACCAACCGCGTCGGCCCCGCGATCGCCCGGTGCCTGCCGTGACCGCGGTGCCACCGCGGCAACGCGGGCCCGCGGCGGCGGCGGTTGTGCCGCGAGTGCGCGGGTGGCGCCGGCTCCCGCCCGCCCACTCCCCAATGCCACTGGCCGCCCTGCGTCAGGCGCGTGGTGGTGATCGGGCGCTGGCGTCGCTCGCCGATCTCGTGCGCGAACGCTGGGCCGCAGACGCCGTGGGGCTGTTGGACAGTGGCACCCACGCGTTGACCGTGGCCTTGCAGGTCGCCGCTCGCTTCGCGCCAGTGGGCCGAACGGTCGCGCTGCCCGCGTATACTTGCTATGACGTGGCCACGGCAGCGGTCGCCTCCGGGCTTCGTATCACGTTCTACGACCTTGACCCCGGCACGCTGGCGCCCGATCTCGACTCGCTCGACCAAGCGCTCGCGGCCGGCGCCGACGTAGTCGTCGTCGCCCCGCTGTTCGGCGTGCCGGTGACCTGGGACGCAATTCGGACGCGCGTCGAACGAGCGGGGGGCGTACTGGTCGAGGACGCGGCCCAGGGCCACGGATCCTCGTGGCATGGCCTACCGGCCGGTAGCCACGCGCCGTTGAGCGTGCTCAGCTTCGGGCGCGGCAAGGGTTGGACGGGGGGAGGCGGCGGTGCGATCCTGGCGCGCGGGGTCGCGGTCCGGCATTTCGATTTCGCGCGCGACGTTCCTCATAATCGCTCGGCAGGAACGGGAGCTTGGGCGCGCGCGGCGGCGCTGGCCCTGTTCGCGCACCCGGAGCTGTTCGCCATCCCGGCGGCCGTGCCATGGCTGCACCTGGGTGAAACTCGATATCACGAGCCCACGCCCACTCGCGGCATGGTGGCGGCGGCGGCCGGGATGCTCCT carries:
- a CDS encoding DegT/DnrJ/EryC1/StrS family aminotransferase; the protein is MPLAALRQARGGDRALASLADLVRERWAADAVGLLDSGTHALTVALQVAARFAPVGRTVALPAYTCYDVATAAVASGLRITFYDLDPGTLAPDLDSLDQALAAGADVVVVAPLFGVPVTWDAIRTRVERAGGVLVEDAAQGHGSSWHGLPAGSHAPLSVLSFGRGKGWTGGGGGAILARGVAVRHFDFARDVPHNRSAGTGAWARAAALALFAHPELFAIPAAVPWLHLGETRYHEPTPTRGMVAAAAGMLLATWEAAQHEAEGRRLSAARYLAELTATPAVRPVLVDANGVGGYLRFPLFTARGMEGFASPERARRLGITPGYPAPLPQLGAVLTSLAEPSRSRRFPGAEALSRQLVTMPTHSFVRPEEQREILRLVHGYQL